In bacterium, one genomic interval encodes:
- a CDS encoding aspartate/glutamate racemase family protein, which yields MVRGGRNIYGYPIGILMLDTVFPRIPGDIGHAGTFPFPVLYHRVKQAFPARVVRDADPALLDGFIEGARALEAAGVLAVTTGCGFLSMFQRQLAEAVRIPVFTSALMLVPMVARMLGPDRAVGVLTVDSASLGPRHLAEMGITEEVPVVVAGLEKGHAFTPVLLDNELELDPGAARREHVEVARDLLERHPEIGAIVLECTNMPPYAATIRDATGLPVFDIISLIRMVHGALVPPEYPPR from the coding sequence ATGGTCCGCGGCGGAAGAAATATCTACGGCTATCCGATCGGGATCTTAATGCTCGACACGGTCTTCCCCCGCATCCCCGGCGACATCGGCCACGCCGGGACGTTTCCCTTTCCGGTCCTGTACCACCGGGTAAAGCAGGCCTTTCCGGCCCGCGTCGTCCGGGACGCGGATCCCGCGCTGCTCGACGGGTTCATCGAGGGCGCGCGCGCGCTCGAGGCCGCCGGCGTGCTGGCCGTGACGACGGGCTGCGGGTTCCTCTCGATGTTCCAGCGGCAGCTCGCGGAGGCCGTGCGGATCCCTGTGTTTACGTCGGCGCTGATGCTCGTGCCGATGGTCGCGCGCATGCTGGGGCCCGATCGCGCCGTCGGCGTGCTCACCGTCGACAGCGCCTCGCTCGGCCCGCGGCACCTCGCCGAGATGGGTATCACGGAAGAAGTCCCGGTCGTCGTCGCCGGGCTGGAGAAGGGCCACGCGTTCACGCCCGTGCTGCTCGACAATGAGCTCGAACTGGACCCCGGCGCAGCGCGGCGCGAGCACGTCGAGGTCGCGCGCGACCTGCTCGAGCGTCATCCTGAAATCGGCGCGATCGTGCTCGAATGCACCAACATGCCGCCGTACGCCGCGACGATCCGCGACGCGACAGGACTCCCCGTGTTCGACATCATTTCGCTGATCCGGATGGTCCACGGCGCGCTCGTACCCCCGGAGTACCCGCCGCGCTAG